A single bacterium DNA region contains:
- a CDS encoding FKBP-type peptidyl-prolyl cis-trans isomerase: MQRTTTAVIAIILILATMLAGCKDGDAAGKNSSEAKDVVQVPGLNIKDLTVGDGRAAAKGDFVTVHYTGWVYTGGQKAAEPFDSSVTRGVPATFPIGTGRLIKGWDEGIPGMKVGGKRELILEPAMGYGDRDTPKIPANSTLIFEVELVAIPEVQMADTATGSGPAAESGDVVQVHYTGWLMKDGVKGEKFDSSLDRGSPFEFQLDAGRVIPGWDIGVKGMKVGGKRTLTIPPELGYGDRDLGVIPPNSTLTFDVELLGVQGKVEAPAE; this comes from the coding sequence ATGCAGCGCACCACCACGGCGGTCATCGCAATCATCCTGATCCTGGCGACCATGCTCGCCGGCTGCAAGGACGGCGACGCCGCCGGCAAGAATTCCTCGGAAGCGAAGGACGTGGTCCAGGTGCCGGGACTGAACATCAAGGATCTGACCGTCGGCGACGGCCGCGCGGCCGCCAAGGGCGATTTCGTGACCGTCCACTACACCGGCTGGGTGTACACGGGTGGCCAGAAGGCCGCCGAGCCCTTCGACAGCTCCGTGACCCGCGGCGTGCCCGCGACCTTCCCGATCGGCACCGGCCGCCTGATCAAGGGCTGGGACGAGGGCATCCCCGGCATGAAGGTCGGCGGCAAGCGCGAACTGATCCTCGAGCCGGCCATGGGCTACGGCGATCGCGACACGCCGAAGATCCCGGCCAACTCCACGCTGATCTTCGAGGTCGAGCTGGTCGCCATCCCCGAGGTGCAGATGGCCGACACCGCGACCGGCAGCGGCCCCGCCGCCGAGTCCGGCGACGTCGTGCAGGTGCACTACACCGGCTGGCTGATGAAGGACGGCGTCAAGGGCGAGAAGTTCGACAGCTCGCTCGACCGCGGTTCACCGTTCGAGTTCCAGCTGGACGCCGGCCGCGTGATCCCGGGCTGGGACATCGGCGTCAAGGGCATGAAGGTCGGCGGCAAGCGCACGCTGACCATCCCGCCCGAGCTGGGCTACGGCGACCGCGACCTGGGCGTGATCCCGCCCAACTCGACGCTGACCTTCGACGTCGAGCTGCTGGGGGTCCAGGGCAAGGTCGAGGCGCCGGCCGAGTAA